In the genome of Bacillus sp. S3, one region contains:
- a CDS encoding response regulator transcription factor gives MIRLFIAEDQRMLLGALGSLLDLEIDMKVIGQAMNGEEALNRILELKPDVCLMDIEMPVLNGLEVAEELAKRKSPSKIIILTTFARPGYFERALKIGVHGYLLKDGEIDELAETIRKVMEGKRVFSPELTFNVIREENPLTPKEQEILRLASLGKTTKEITSELYLSSGTVRNYISEIIHKLDAKNRTEAASIAEKKGWI, from the coding sequence ATGATTCGCCTGTTTATTGCGGAAGATCAGCGAATGCTGCTGGGGGCATTAGGCTCGTTGCTAGATTTAGAGATAGATATGAAGGTCATCGGCCAGGCGATGAACGGAGAAGAGGCACTCAATAGAATCTTGGAACTCAAACCGGATGTCTGCTTGATGGATATTGAAATGCCGGTGTTAAATGGACTTGAGGTGGCAGAAGAACTCGCAAAGCGGAAGTCACCGAGCAAGATCATTATTTTAACCACTTTTGCCCGGCCCGGATATTTTGAGCGTGCTCTAAAAATCGGCGTCCACGGCTACCTGCTGAAGGATGGGGAAATAGATGAGCTCGCCGAGACCATTCGCAAGGTGATGGAAGGAAAACGGGTGTTCAGTCCAGAACTGACTTTTAACGTCATCCGTGAGGAAAATCCGCTGACCCCAAAGGAACAAGAGATATTACGTCTAGCCAGCTTAGGAAAGACGACAAAAGAAATCACATCCGAACTTTATTTATCATCCGGAACCGTCCGCAACTATATCTCTGAAATCATCCATAAACTCGATGCCAAAAATCGAACGGAAGCCGCCAGCATTGCCGAGAAAAAAGGCTGGATTTAG
- a CDS encoding sensor histidine kinase, translating to MKKSFSIFPRQMGFFPYVFLIYIGFPAFYLTKESGVKQLIGYGMLLLFLVTYRELYFLIGKRTFSYWLAVQLAIVFLFSLFYNLNYMFLGFFPANFIGWYMSKTGFRRGLIGLVIVEILPFIVHISRTKTFLTPSELIYFVPFLIIMLISPFGIRSLNRRIELEKELDRANQKIEELVKREERVRIARDLHDTLGHTLSLLTLKSQLVQRLTAVDPERAKLEAKEMEVTSRAALKEVRELVTDMRAATITEELLQVQQILRAAGITYQYDGDVDFSSISPFTQNIIGMCVREAATNVVKHSRAAHCSISIKLLSGKMNLVIRDDGMGIRNEQAFGNGLRGMGERLALIDGVLALSNHNGAVLEINVPIVRKAEAPV from the coding sequence ATGAAAAAGTCATTTAGCATATTCCCGCGCCAAATGGGCTTTTTCCCGTATGTCTTTCTGATTTATATTGGTTTTCCCGCTTTTTATTTAACAAAAGAATCAGGGGTGAAGCAGCTCATCGGTTATGGGATGTTGCTGCTTTTCTTGGTGACCTATCGCGAGCTCTATTTTTTAATAGGAAAAAGGACATTCAGCTACTGGCTGGCTGTTCAACTGGCGATTGTATTCCTCTTCAGTTTGTTTTATAACTTAAACTACATGTTTTTAGGATTTTTCCCAGCAAATTTCATCGGCTGGTACATGAGTAAAACGGGATTTCGACGTGGACTAATCGGTTTAGTGATTGTTGAAATTCTTCCGTTCATTGTTCATATCAGCCGGACGAAAACATTTCTCACTCCGTCAGAGCTGATCTATTTCGTCCCTTTCCTGATCATCATGCTGATTTCTCCGTTTGGCATTCGCTCACTCAATCGGCGAATCGAGCTTGAGAAGGAACTTGATCGGGCGAATCAGAAAATTGAAGAATTGGTCAAGCGAGAGGAGCGGGTGCGGATTGCCAGAGATCTCCACGATACACTCGGACATACCTTGTCATTGCTGACGTTAAAAAGCCAGCTTGTGCAGCGGCTGACGGCGGTCGACCCTGAACGGGCGAAGCTTGAAGCAAAGGAAATGGAAGTCACTTCCCGAGCTGCCCTCAAGGAGGTACGCGAGCTCGTCACCGATATGCGGGCAGCCACTATAACGGAAGAGCTCCTGCAAGTACAGCAAATCCTGCGTGCTGCAGGAATAACCTATCAGTACGATGGCGACGTAGATTTTTCCAGCATCTCCCCATTTACACAAAATATCATCGGGATGTGCGTCCGCGAGGCGGCTACAAACGTCGTCAAGCATAGCCGTGCTGCCCACTGTTCCATTTCCATCAAGCTTCTTTCTGGAAAAATGAACCTAGTCATTCGCGATGATGGGATGGGCATACGGAATGAGCAAGCCTTTGGGAATGGTTTGCGGGGGATGGGAGAGAGACTGGCACTTATTGACGGTGTACTCGCGCTGTCAAACCATAATGGGGCGGTTCTGGAAATTAATGTTCCGATTGTCAGAAAAGCGGAAGCGCCCGTTTAG
- a CDS encoding ABC transporter permease: MKTFQMQCKVEIIRILRNRYFVFWSLVMPILFYYIFTNVVNTNAPNKAEWQAHYLMSMTVFSVMGSSMMTLGIRMVQERSQGWSRFIRITPLSDTVYFAAQMIGQSVIHLLSITIIFLAGAIINDVSLTAFEWIASGLWILLGSLPFLAIGTLIGMMKKVETAAGISNVIYMVLAVAGGLWMPIEIMPKVMQTIAQWLPSYHFGSGAWEIVRGSMPNWKNILILLSYLAVFLLLSNYIRRKTEAV; the protein is encoded by the coding sequence ATGAAAACCTTTCAAATGCAGTGCAAAGTTGAAATAATCCGCATCCTAAGGAATCGATATTTTGTTTTTTGGTCCCTTGTCATGCCCATTCTCTTCTATTATATTTTTACAAACGTGGTAAACACCAATGCTCCGAACAAAGCAGAATGGCAGGCCCATTACCTGATGTCGATGACGGTGTTCAGTGTGATGGGTTCGTCGATGATGACGCTCGGTATCCGCATGGTGCAGGAGCGTTCACAAGGCTGGTCGAGATTCATTCGCATCACGCCGCTTTCCGACACCGTCTATTTTGCGGCGCAAATGATTGGCCAAAGCGTCATTCATCTGCTTTCGATTACAATTATTTTTCTCGCGGGGGCAATCATCAATGACGTTTCACTTACCGCCTTTGAATGGATTGCCAGCGGTTTATGGATTTTACTAGGCTCGCTGCCATTCCTCGCGATCGGCACGTTAATCGGAATGATGAAAAAGGTAGAAACGGCTGCTGGTATCAGCAATGTCATTTATATGGTGCTCGCCGTTGCGGGCGGGCTCTGGATGCCGATTGAAATCATGCCAAAAGTGATGCAAACCATCGCCCAATGGCTGCCATCCTATCATTTTGGCAGCGGTGCCTGGGAAATCGTCCGCGGCAGCATGCCGAATTGGAAAAATATACTGATTCTCCTCTCCTATTTGGCCGTATTTCTGCTATTATCAAACTATATTAGAAGAAAAACGGAAGCAGTGTGA
- a CDS encoding UDP-glucose dehydrogenase family protein, producing the protein MKILIVGTGYVGTTTGLIFSEMGHQVTGLDLDDKKIKALKAGKLHFYEPGLEELLSKHVQAETIKFTKKAKKAIKENDVIFICVGTPQGTNGSADLTYVRNVAKSIGKYMNQYKVVVTKSTVPVGTADLVTQWIKESQDEPLPFDVVSNPEFLREGAALHDAFNPDRIIIGTTSEAAGAVLRELYQNFSCPIIETNPKASEMIKYAANSFLAMKISFINELARLCDHLKINVNDVSEGVGLDNRIGPHFLNAGMGYGGSCFPKDVNALIQIAKDHNHTLSILEKVVEVNETQPQYFIEKIKQVLGGVLENKTIAVIGLSFKANTDDTRESPSLVLINKLIEEQAAVRVHDPIVKITPDASIHQFQSIEETVTGAHALVIGTDWDVYKQLDWASIKPLMEQPNIFDGRNLLDKGISEGLGFHYTGIANH; encoded by the coding sequence GTGAAAATATTAATCGTCGGAACAGGATATGTCGGGACGACGACAGGCCTTATTTTTTCTGAAATGGGTCACCAGGTTACGGGGCTGGACCTCGATGATAAAAAAATTAAAGCACTAAAAGCCGGTAAACTGCACTTCTATGAGCCGGGACTTGAGGAATTATTAAGTAAGCATGTTCAAGCCGAAACGATCAAATTTACCAAAAAGGCAAAGAAAGCTATTAAAGAAAATGATGTTATTTTCATTTGTGTCGGAACACCGCAGGGTACAAACGGGAGTGCTGACCTAACCTATGTAAGAAATGTCGCAAAATCAATCGGCAAATATATGAATCAATACAAAGTCGTCGTTACAAAAAGCACTGTACCAGTGGGGACGGCTGATTTAGTGACGCAATGGATTAAAGAAAGTCAAGACGAACCACTCCCTTTTGATGTCGTTTCAAATCCAGAGTTCTTGAGGGAGGGCGCTGCTCTTCATGATGCTTTTAATCCCGACCGAATTATCATTGGCACAACAAGTGAGGCGGCAGGAGCTGTATTGCGGGAACTGTATCAAAATTTTTCATGCCCGATCATTGAGACCAACCCAAAAGCCTCTGAAATGATTAAATATGCCGCTAATTCCTTCCTGGCCATGAAAATTTCCTTTATTAACGAATTAGCCAGACTATGCGATCACCTGAAGATTAATGTAAATGATGTTTCAGAAGGGGTGGGGCTTGACAACCGCATTGGCCCGCATTTTTTAAATGCGGGAATGGGGTATGGCGGTTCCTGTTTCCCTAAGGATGTAAACGCACTCATCCAAATCGCGAAAGACCATAACCATACCCTTTCCATTTTAGAAAAAGTCGTTGAGGTAAATGAAACACAGCCGCAATACTTTATTGAAAAAATAAAACAAGTCCTGGGCGGCGTTTTAGAAAATAAAACAATTGCCGTAATAGGATTATCATTTAAGGCAAATACCGATGATACGCGAGAATCGCCGAGCTTGGTTTTAATCAACAAATTAATTGAAGAGCAAGCTGCCGTTCGCGTCCACGATCCCATTGTAAAAATAACCCCGGATGCCTCCATCCATCAATTTCAAAGTATTGAAGAAACCGTTACTGGGGCACATGCCCTTGTGATAGGCACGGACTGGGATGTGTATAAACAGCTTGATTGGGCAAGCATAAAACCGCTCATGGAACAACCGAATATTTTTGATGGAAGAAATCTACTGGATAAAGGGATCAGCGAGGGCTTAGGTTTTCATTATACAGGGATTGCGAATCATTAA
- a CDS encoding exo-beta-N-acetylmuramidase NamZ domain-containing protein, whose protein sequence is MKKKWLTGILALLLVLSTVSAALAKNDKEKEKNNGKFRLGVEVLLKDRLDLIKGKRVGLITNPTGVDQELTSIVDLLDKSKDVQLTALYGPEHGVRGSAPAGSYVESYIDEKTGVPVYSLYGATKKPTPEMLSNVDVLLFDIQDVGARFYTYIYTMALAMEAAKENNIPFIVLDRPNPISGAKVEGPVLEDKYSSFVGEFPIPVRHGMTVGELAKLFNKEFNIGADLTVVKMEGWNRSMYYDDADLPFVMPSPNMPTLDTALVYPGACLIEGTNVSEGRGTTRPFELIGAPFIDSDDLAAKLNSYHLPGVTFRAASFIPSTSKFVNKLSHGVQIHVTNRNAYKPFETGLTIVKTIHDMYPNDFQFRAPNASGISFFDNLVGNGSIRAGIVAGKSIEEMKANWQTELEKFMDIREKYLLY, encoded by the coding sequence ATGAAAAAGAAATGGCTTACGGGTATTCTAGCACTGCTGCTTGTCCTTTCGACAGTATCAGCGGCACTTGCTAAAAACGATAAGGAAAAAGAAAAGAACAACGGGAAGTTCCGTTTAGGTGTTGAGGTGTTGCTAAAGGACCGCCTCGATTTAATTAAGGGGAAGCGCGTTGGCTTGATTACCAATCCGACCGGGGTTGATCAAGAGCTTACGAGTATTGTAGATTTGCTAGATAAAAGTAAGGATGTACAGCTGACTGCCTTATATGGACCGGAACATGGTGTACGAGGCAGCGCTCCTGCTGGTTCGTATGTTGAGTCTTATATTGATGAAAAAACAGGGGTGCCGGTCTACAGTCTTTATGGTGCAACCAAAAAACCGACACCTGAAATGTTAAGCAATGTCGATGTACTGTTATTTGATATTCAAGACGTCGGGGCCCGTTTCTACACGTATATTTACACAATGGCGTTAGCGATGGAAGCGGCAAAAGAAAACAATATTCCATTCATCGTACTCGACCGTCCGAATCCTATTAGCGGCGCGAAGGTAGAGGGACCAGTCCTAGAGGATAAGTACTCGTCCTTTGTCGGTGAATTTCCGATCCCTGTGCGTCATGGGATGACGGTTGGGGAATTGGCTAAGTTATTCAATAAGGAATTTAACATTGGAGCTGATTTAACAGTTGTAAAAATGGAGGGCTGGAACCGCAGCATGTATTACGATGACGCTGATTTACCATTCGTCATGCCGTCACCGAACATGCCGACCCTAGATACAGCGTTGGTTTATCCTGGTGCATGCCTAATTGAAGGAACCAATGTTTCCGAAGGACGGGGGACAACAAGGCCGTTTGAATTAATCGGCGCACCATTTATTGATAGTGATGATTTGGCTGCGAAATTGAATTCCTATCATTTACCTGGAGTGACCTTCCGAGCTGCATCGTTCATTCCTTCTACATCGAAATTTGTGAATAAGCTAAGCCATGGCGTGCAAATCCATGTAACGAACCGGAATGCCTACAAGCCATTTGAAACAGGACTTACTATAGTCAAAACCATCCATGACATGTATCCGAATGACTTCCAATTCCGGGCACCGAACGCTAGCGGCATTTCCTTCTTCGACAACCTAGTCGGCAACGGCTCTATCCGCGCCGGAATCGTAGCGGGAAAATCGATTGAAGAAATGAAAGCAAACTGGCAGACAGAGCTGGAAAAATTCATGGACATCCGCGAAAAATACTTACTATACTAA
- a CDS encoding DMT family transporter, translated as MAWIYLILAGGFEVVGVTGMNKVVKYKNLQSYMVLFIGFALSFSFLGLAMKTLPMGLAYAVWTGIGTIGGTMVGMLFYGESKDWKRILFIGMILAAVMGLKLTS; from the coding sequence ATGGCATGGATCTACCTTATTTTAGCGGGCGGTTTTGAAGTAGTGGGAGTGACAGGTATGAACAAAGTTGTTAAATACAAAAATCTTCAATCATACATGGTATTGTTTATCGGATTTGCCTTAAGTTTTAGCTTTCTTGGTTTAGCGATGAAAACTCTCCCAATGGGATTGGCTTATGCGGTTTGGACGGGGATTGGCACGATCGGTGGAACCATGGTAGGTATGTTGTTCTATGGAGAATCAAAAGATTGGAAGAGGATTCTATTTATCGGAATGATTCTGGCAGCCGTAATGGGTTTGAAATTGACATCTTAA
- a CDS encoding TetR/AcrR family transcriptional regulator, protein MTSTRIKEVALKHFAQNGYDGTSMAQIADDVGIKKQSIYTHFKGKDELFLQICNEVFARELRFVMEFIEKNTTQPLEDFLFGFLFHYKERNEKNEYSKFWLRLVFFPPAHLYEQVMKFVYEYLDRIEELLVPIMESAMREGRINTEIGADRATAAFLGILDGMFVEILYGGPERARKRLESSWDLYWRGLSKI, encoded by the coding sequence ATGACTTCAACTCGGATTAAGGAAGTGGCCCTCAAACATTTTGCTCAAAATGGCTATGATGGAACATCGATGGCGCAGATTGCCGATGATGTAGGGATTAAAAAACAGTCCATATATACTCATTTCAAAGGGAAAGATGAACTTTTTCTACAGATATGTAATGAAGTATTTGCTCGTGAACTACGATTCGTGATGGAGTTTATTGAAAAAAATACTACACAACCTCTAGAGGATTTCTTATTTGGGTTTCTTTTTCATTATAAAGAGAGGAATGAAAAGAACGAGTATTCTAAATTCTGGCTTCGGCTCGTGTTTTTCCCACCAGCGCATCTTTATGAACAGGTCATGAAATTTGTGTACGAATATTTAGATCGGATAGAAGAACTTCTAGTTCCGATTATGGAAAGTGCCATGCGGGAGGGGAGAATAAACACCGAGATTGGTGCTGACCGGGCCACGGCTGCATTTTTGGGCATTCTGGATGGTATGTTCGTTGAAATATTATATGGCGGGCCCGAGAGAGCTCGAAAAAGATTAGAGTCTTCTTGGGATCTCTATTGGCGCGGATTATCGAAAATATAG
- a CDS encoding DMT family transporter codes for MNRNWALVIVAGIIEILWAAGLKYSHSWISWGGTLILIYLSFVVLLRAIKSVPVATAYAVFTGIGTAGTVLLETLFFKEAFSWTKFFFILLLLAGVIGLKLITSESSEKEGAA; via the coding sequence ATGAATCGAAATTGGGCACTTGTCATAGTGGCAGGCATTATTGAAATCCTGTGGGCGGCCGGCTTGAAATATTCACATAGCTGGATTTCTTGGGGAGGAACACTGATCCTTATCTATTTATCATTTGTCGTTTTGCTTCGCGCAATCAAAAGCGTACCTGTAGCCACCGCATATGCAGTCTTTACCGGAATTGGAACCGCAGGGACTGTACTTCTCGAAACTCTTTTTTTCAAAGAAGCATTTAGTTGGACGAAATTCTTTTTTATTCTTCTGCTTTTGGCCGGAGTCATCGGTTTAAAATTGATTACATCTGAATCTAGTGAAAAAGAAGGTGCAGCATAA
- a CDS encoding ABC transporter ATP-binding protein, protein MNKIVSLTNVTKSFQHKTAVNNVSFTIGKGEVVAILGPNGAGKTTTISMILGLLKPTAGEAQLFGRHPQEKQVREKIGTMLQEVSVMQGLKVREILELIRSYYPHPLALTELINLTGLTDQDLKTRAEKLSGGQKRRLSFALALAGNPELIIFDEPTVGMDTISRKRFWETVHHLADQGNTIIFSTHYLQEADDAANRILLFKDGAIVADGTPAEIKARISKQSVSFIVDPEISLESLYLHSEIDEIYRKNNRVYVQSNNTDCVLELLFQEKLGARDIQIDRGKLEEAFEQLTSSSKEAV, encoded by the coding sequence ATGAACAAAATTGTAAGCTTAACAAACGTGACAAAGTCATTTCAACATAAAACAGCGGTTAATAATGTATCTTTCACCATTGGAAAAGGGGAAGTGGTAGCGATTCTTGGACCGAATGGGGCGGGGAAAACAACGACCATCTCGATGATTTTAGGACTGCTCAAACCAACGGCGGGCGAGGCCCAATTATTCGGCCGCCACCCACAAGAAAAACAAGTCCGCGAAAAGATCGGTACGATGCTCCAGGAAGTCAGTGTGATGCAGGGGTTAAAGGTACGCGAGATCCTTGAACTGATTAGAAGCTATTATCCACACCCGCTCGCCTTAACGGAACTAATCAATCTAACTGGATTAACCGACCAGGACCTGAAAACACGGGCTGAAAAATTATCGGGCGGACAAAAACGCCGCTTAAGCTTTGCCCTTGCCCTCGCAGGCAACCCTGAGCTAATCATTTTTGATGAACCGACCGTAGGCATGGATACGATCTCGAGAAAACGATTTTGGGAGACAGTCCATCACTTGGCTGACCAAGGAAATACCATTATTTTCTCGACCCATTACCTGCAGGAAGCGGACGATGCCGCGAACAGAATCTTACTTTTTAAAGACGGCGCAATCGTCGCTGACGGAACGCCGGCAGAAATCAAAGCAAGAATTTCCAAGCAGTCTGTTTCCTTTATCGTGGACCCGGAAATATCACTAGAAAGCCTGTATCTGCACAGTGAAATCGATGAAATTTATCGAAAAAATAATCGCGTCTATGTCCAGTCGAACAACACAGACTGTGTTTTAGAGCTGCTTTTTCAAGAAAAGCTCGGTGCTCGTGACATCCAAATTGATCGCGGCAAGCTTGAGGAAGCGTTCGAACAGCTGACAAGCAGCTCAAAGGAGGCCGTTTAG